Proteins from a single region of Pseudopedobacter saltans DSM 12145:
- a CDS encoding methionyl-tRNA formyltransferase, translating into MKIIVFANHLAVLPALGHFQKNDWLQAVISTDKLQGHNVQIKDYCSRASISFYQVSRKQLHEDLVLTLNNLQPDLAIMFVFSYRIPEKIFNIPKQGFYNVHFSLLPAYKGPDPVFWQIKNGETMGGISIHKVNEDFDEGEIVMQQQIPFIPGENWGICNNRYAMAVQNMLIQFTQELYSGNNLPELQAQQNSTYYKRPEKQDLTINWEQMSAGEIENLINAANPCYGGAITYLNHQPISILEVTPATLSSTADYKPGMIVHSQPDSGIFVACKQNEYLRINVVQTTDGILSGFKLAALGVQAGQSFETVNIPEPNLT; encoded by the coding sequence ATGAAGATTATTGTTTTTGCCAACCATCTTGCTGTTTTGCCCGCATTGGGCCATTTCCAAAAAAATGACTGGCTACAGGCTGTAATTTCTACAGATAAATTGCAAGGGCATAATGTACAGATTAAGGATTATTGTAGCAGAGCTAGCATTTCTTTTTACCAGGTGAGCAGAAAACAGTTGCATGAGGATTTGGTTCTTACCCTGAATAACCTACAGCCAGATTTGGCTATCATGTTTGTTTTTTCTTATCGTATACCCGAAAAAATATTCAATATTCCTAAGCAGGGATTTTATAATGTGCATTTTAGCTTGCTTCCTGCCTATAAAGGGCCCGATCCGGTATTCTGGCAAATCAAAAATGGTGAAACCATGGGTGGAATTTCTATCCATAAGGTTAATGAAGATTTTGATGAGGGTGAAATAGTAATGCAGCAGCAAATCCCTTTTATACCCGGTGAGAATTGGGGTATTTGCAATAACCGTTACGCTATGGCAGTGCAAAATATGCTGATACAATTTACACAGGAGTTGTACAGTGGCAACAATTTGCCTGAATTACAGGCACAACAAAACTCAACTTATTATAAAAGACCCGAAAAGCAAGATCTTACCATAAACTGGGAGCAGATGAGCGCTGGGGAAATAGAAAATCTGATAAACGCAGCAAATCCATGCTATGGCGGTGCGATTACTTATTTAAACCATCAACCCATTAGCATTTTAGAAGTTACGCCTGCTACCTTATCATCAACTGCAGACTATAAGCCCGGAATGATTGTTCACAGCCAGCCCGATAGCGGAATTTTTGTTGCCTGCAAACAGAACGAATATTTAAGAATTAACGTAGTGCAAACTACTGATGGGATATTATCGGGATTTAAGCTGGCCGCTTTAGGTGTGCAGGCTGGGCAAAGTTTTGAAACAGTTAATATACCTGAACCCAATTTAACATAA